ggtggtaccGAGTCAGTACgtcttttcttcttccggCTTGTCACACCACCATCGTCGGTATATTCTATTTCATTTCCGTAATTCTCAACATCATCGTTATTTAGCCAAgactgttttgtttctacCATAGCAAGCGCATCTTCAAACCATTCCCTGTCCTGATCAGTAGGATAAGTCAACGAAGTATCAGCGTCATCACCAGTAATCACTCCGCGATATGGCTGAACATCGCTGTCGTCGACATactcctcttcctcaaagaaaaaaggaGTTGAACCTGTTGCTGAAGACAATCCGTCAGTTCTAGTCAGTGTGCCATTAGTGATACCAACAGGTGAGCCTCCacctgctggtgatgataaATGAAACCGGATTTTCAGTTTTTTGTGACTACTGTTATCCTTGATTCTGCTTTTACtgctattgttattattaatgCTTCTGCTGTGATTGTTaatgcttctgctgctactgttgttgttgtggtcGTAGAGACTACTGGCAGCAAGAACTTCTCTCGCTGGAATGAGTTTCTTAAGTCTGCTGGTCTGTTTCAGCGGCCGTAGTTTCCACTCCGGCAGCCGGATAACAAGCAGTCCTCGTCTCAGCGTCGTCACcagttttgtttctttttcagctgCTTTTCGCTGTCTCAGACGGCCGACAGGACGAATCAAatcgtcatcctcgtcgacatcttcgtcgtctaTGACCGTACGACTCCTACGAGCTCTATTTCTGCTCGCTGGAGTTGGAACTGTTGTTTCGGGTGTGTCTACAACCAATTCTGGTGCTATTACTGGAACTTTCTCGAGACCTGACGGCCGTGAAGCCCTTTCCACTGGCCGATTTCTCCTCTCTGGTTTCCTAGCTTTTTCGACCTCACGATCCCGAGCAGGTCGACTGGACCTGGATCCAGCTCTGCTTACAGGCCACAGCTCGCCCCCAGCCAACAATGGCCGTTCTTTTGGGGCAAACTGGCCATTGGCCGTCCTACCCTGTTTAGTCACAGGCGATTTGTGACCCCCATTTGGCGACCGTGGGGGCGTATCCGTTCCACGAGCTCGTTTCAGACCCTGAATTTCGTTCTTCACCGCCTTCTTCGGCGAGTTCGTTGGGCTTCGACGCTCATCCAAACCGCCCTCTCGCAACAGCGTTGTCCAGTACTTCCGATCTTTCAGAGGGTCTATCAATGAACCCTTTGGAGCAGCCTGTACCGCGTTAGTTCTCCTGTTCACAGGGGGCAtgggggactgcctccggcggctggggctctgccccagaccccgtggctcctctcgcttcgctcgagtcgttttccgtcgacggtcccaccagaaactcctgcgaagcaggagccacggggtctggggcagcgccccagccgccggaggcacatccacACTCACCTCTCGTGTCGGTCGTCGTCGTTCAGGGGACCCTGAGTCAGCCTCGCGGTGTGATCTGGACCGAACCTGGTTCGTGGGTCGTGGTTGTGGGGGTTTTGTGGTTGATGGTTGGGGGTTGTTTGATTCGGTTGTTCTTCGTCGAGTTCGGGAAGTGTTTTCGCGGTGCGAGGCCCGAGATTCGGGCTCGTCGTCGCCCTCGTCGTCGGTGTCTGGAGGACTGTGGATAGCGGTCTGCAGTGGACCGCGCCCTCGTCTCGAATGACCATTCATTCTCTTTCCTTTTGAACCGTCTGCTTCACTGTCAGCCAAAACCCCGATGCGATTGAATGTCAGCACACAAGCCAGGGCCATGCCTGAAGTCCTGCCGTTCGTTTTCTGTAAACTTCAAAAGTTGTTGCGTGCTCCAAACCTCCTTCTCTCGCTCTCCCTCCTCTATCTCTCGGGTTTCTCAACTTTGTTGCATGAGACGCGTCTTCCATTATTTGGGGGCATTCAGCCGTGCGCTCTCAGGGTCCTCCCGATCAGCAGGAACGCTGCTATCTGCTCGCATTAGACTCGTCCCATATGCACGATAACGGCCCTCTGTCCACGATCTGCCGTTGGGGGTCAATGGGGGGCGGACTGTGGCGGTGGCGGGGTTGTGGGGGCGGGGTTTGGGGGATGGggtactgcctccggcggctggggcgctgccccagaccccgtggctcctctcgcttcgctcgagtcggttcttcgacggtcccagccgctccgcgaagcggagcacaaccaggtctgggcggagcccagccgccggaggcacaccccgcCCCCCGTCATGGAGAACCCGACGCAGGGCATGAGGGGGTCGTGGGCCGGTGGTGGTCGAAGGATATGAGCCCTGGTGCTGATTTTGTGGTCCAGAGAAAAGACGGGAGTGAGCTTAGGAGGGTTCTTGGAAGGTTAGAGGAGTTGGGGGTAGCGAGCCGCGTGGGATGCGGCGTGAAATTtgagatcagatcagaccCTGCACGAGGGGGTTAGATTGAGCgttgacgaagaagagagcAAGAGGACGGCCATGGCGAGTGGTTTGAAGCGGTTGTCGAGGTTTTTCGCCCCGCTGCGGAAGTTCAAGCCGAATGCCGAGACAAGCTCGTCAGAGTTACTGACGAATTACGGCTATTTGCGCCAGTCGTCGTCCGGTGTGTATAATATGCTGCCTCTGGGGAACCTGGTTCAGTCGAGAATTGAGTCGATTATCAGGAACCGTTTGGACGAGGTCGATTGTGCCGAGACTAGCTTGTGTACTTTAGCATCGACCAAGATTTGGAAAGCGTCGGGAAGATTGCAGACAGGCACCGAGTTTTTCATGCTCGAAGATGGCAAGTATCTATTGGCCCCTACTAATGAGGAGGAAGTGACTTCAATGGTGGCAGAATTGTCCAGTTATAAACAGGTCCCTTTGAGACTGTATCAGATTTCTCGTAAATATCGAAACGAGAAACGACCTCGTGGAGGTTTATTAAGGGGACGAGAGTTTACCATGAAGGATTTATATTCATTTGATGAGACTATGAACGA
The Sugiyamaella lignohabitans strain CBS 10342 chromosome A, complete sequence genome window above contains:
- the SAS3 gene encoding Sas3p (Histone acetyltransferase catalytic subunit of NuA3 complex; acetylates histone H3, involved in transcriptional silencing; homolog of the mammalian MOZ proto-oncogene; mutant has aneuploidy tolerance; sas3gcn5 double mutation is lethal; GO_component: GO:0033100 - NuA3 histone acetyltransferase complex [Evidence IDA] [PMID 10817755]; GO_component: GO:0033100 - NuA3 histone acetyltransferase complex [Evidence IDA] [PMID 17157260]; GO_component: GO:0005634 - nucleus [Evidence IEA,IEA,IEA]; GO_function: GO:0004402 - histone acetyltransferase activity [Evidence IEA]; GO_function: GO:0004402 - histone acetyltransferase activity [Evidence IDA,IMP] [PMID 10817755]; GO_function: GO:0046872 - metal ion binding [Evidence IEA]; GO_function: GO:0016740 - transferase activity [Evidence IEA]; GO_function: GO:0016746 - transferase activity, transferring acyl groups [Evidence IEA]; GO_function: GO:0016747 - transferase activity, transferring acyl groups other than amino-acyl groups [Evidence IEA]; GO_process: GO:0016568 - chromatin modification [Evidence IEA]; GO_process: GO:0016568 - chromatin modification [Evidence IMP] [PMID 11731478]; GO_process: GO:0030466 - chromatin silencing at silent mating-type cassette [Evidence IMP] [PMID 11731479]; GO_process: GO:0006348 - chromatin silencing at telomere [Evidence IMP] [PMID 11731479]; GO_process: GO:0016573 - histone acetylation [Evidence IDA,IMP] [PMID 10817755]; GO_process: GO:0006355 - regulation of transcription, DNA-templated [Evidence IEA,IEA]; GO_process: GO:0006351 - transcription, DNA-templated [Evidence IEA]) produces the protein MPPVNRRTNAVQAAPKGSLIDPLKDRKYWTTLLREGGLDERRSPTNSPKKAVKNEIQGLKRARGTDTPPRSPNGGHKSPVTKQGRTANGQFAPKERPLLAGGELWPVSRAGSRSSRPARDREVEKARKPERRNRPVERASRPSGLEKVPVIAPELVVDTPETTVPTPASRNRARRSRTVIDDEDVDEDDDLIRPVGRLRQRKAAEKETKLVTTLRRGLLVIRLPEWKLRPLKQTSRLKKLIPAREVLAASSLYDHNNNSSSRSINNHSRSINNNNSSKSRIKDNSSHKKLKIRFHLSSPAGGGSPVGITNGTLTRTDGLSSATGSTPFFFEEEEYVDDSDVQPYRGVITGDDADTSLTYPTDQDREWFEDALAMVETKQSWLNNDDVENYGNEIEYTDDGGVTSRKKKRRTDSVPPPTTTSTMGITRVSNIRKIHMANYEIDTWYISPYPEEYSRHRILCICEFCLKYMSSDYVAQRHALKCQYRHPPGTEIYRHEGNSIFEVDGAKSPLYCQNLCLMAKLFLDSKTLYYDVEPFMFYVLTENDDKGCHFVGYFSKQKVASATTPPVAPAITDSPGSSTSHETISTTDPITNGSAHDGTNGTATTATSSSAPAEPIPAVRNNVSCIVTLPTAQRKGYGNFLIDFSYLLTRCEKTVGTPEKPLSDLGLASYTNYWKHTLCYELRKLRNSADPATEISIDTISQTTGMTLDDVVFGLETLGFLVQTPQKSYTLQIDDRVLDDIIAKWESKNYRRVHPEKLLWVPLTL